A DNA window from Mycolicibacter hiberniae contains the following coding sequences:
- the sucD gene encoding succinate--CoA ligase subunit alpha, with translation MSIFVNKDSKVIVQGITGAEATKHTARMLAAGTQIVGGVNARKAGTTVGHLNKEGQEVNLPVFGSVAEAMEKTGADVSIAFVPPKFAKDAMIEAIDAEIPLLVVITEGIPVQDSAYAWAYNVDKGTKTRIIGPNCPGIITPGECLVGITPANISGSGPIGLVSKSGTLTYQMMFELRDFGFSTAIGIGGDPVIGTTHIDAIEAFEADPDTKVIVMIGEIGGDAEERAADYIKANVTKPVVGYVAGFTAPEGKTMGHAGAIVSGSSGTAAAKQEALEAAGVKVGKTPSATAALARQILESL, from the coding sequence ATGTCGATCTTTGTCAACAAGGACAGCAAGGTCATCGTCCAGGGCATCACCGGTGCCGAGGCCACCAAGCACACCGCGCGGATGCTTGCCGCCGGCACCCAGATCGTCGGCGGGGTCAACGCCCGCAAGGCCGGCACCACGGTCGGGCACTTGAACAAAGAGGGCCAAGAGGTCAATTTGCCGGTGTTCGGCAGCGTGGCTGAGGCGATGGAGAAGACCGGCGCCGACGTGTCGATCGCGTTCGTGCCGCCGAAGTTCGCCAAAGACGCGATGATCGAGGCCATCGACGCCGAGATTCCGCTGCTGGTCGTCATCACCGAGGGCATCCCGGTGCAGGACAGTGCCTACGCGTGGGCCTACAACGTCGACAAGGGCACCAAGACCCGCATCATCGGGCCGAACTGTCCGGGCATCATCACCCCCGGCGAGTGCCTGGTCGGCATCACCCCGGCCAACATCAGTGGCAGCGGCCCCATCGGGCTGGTGTCCAAGTCGGGCACCTTGACCTACCAGATGATGTTCGAGCTGCGGGACTTCGGGTTCTCCACCGCCATCGGCATCGGCGGCGACCCGGTCATCGGCACCACCCACATCGACGCCATCGAGGCGTTCGAGGCAGACCCCGACACCAAGGTCATCGTGATGATCGGTGAGATCGGCGGCGACGCCGAGGAGCGGGCCGCCGACTACATCAAGGCCAACGTCACCAAGCCGGTCGTCGGCTACGTGGCGGGCTTCACCGCGCCGGAGGGCAAGACCATGGGCCACGCCGGTGCCATCGTGTCGGGCTCGTCGGGCACCGCGGCCGCCAAGCAGGAAGCGCTGGAGGCCGCCGGGGTGAAGGTGGGCAAGACGCCGTCGGCCACCGCCGCGCTGGCACGGCAGATCCTCGAGAGCCTGTAG
- a CDS encoding acetyl-CoA acetyltransferase, with product MSIDPRTPVVVGVGQAAERLDDPDYRAMSPVQLAAAAAQAALQDCRASAAEVASAIDTVVATRQFEISIPNIPAPLGKSNNFPRSVARLIDAEPARAVLDKVGGQGPQALLTEFGGEIAAGACDVVLLCGSDATSTLRHFAKADDKPDFSETVEGQLEDRGYGLEEFVEHYTVMHGLTSPAVQYGLLENARRARLGLGTADYLQAMGELFAPMTKIAAKNPFSASPVERSVDQLVTISAENRMICDPYPRLLVARDQVNQGAAVLLMSVEVAQRLGVPEDRWVYLHGHAALRSQRLLDRPDLGAYPAAVTATTETLEMAGIGFDEVAAMDLYSCFPVPVFAMCDAFGLSADDPRGLTLTGGLPFFGGAGNNYSMHAIAEAVAFVRSAPGQFAYVGANGGMMSKYAAGVYSTTAVPWTPDRSAELQAQIDAAPAVPVVERAEGPATIETYSVRYDWETRTGIIIGRLDSDGSRFLATTEDEGLVALLSDGEPLGAAVTVHAFDYGNRCSLR from the coding sequence ATGAGCATCGATCCGCGCACTCCCGTCGTGGTGGGTGTTGGCCAGGCCGCTGAGCGCCTTGACGACCCCGACTACCGCGCGATGTCGCCGGTGCAGCTGGCGGCTGCCGCCGCCCAGGCCGCACTGCAGGACTGCCGTGCGAGTGCGGCGGAGGTCGCTTCGGCCATCGACACTGTGGTGGCCACCCGGCAGTTCGAGATCTCGATCCCGAACATCCCTGCCCCGCTGGGGAAGTCGAACAACTTTCCGCGGTCGGTCGCGCGCCTGATCGATGCCGAACCGGCCCGAGCGGTTCTGGACAAGGTGGGCGGTCAAGGGCCCCAGGCGCTGCTCACCGAATTCGGCGGCGAGATCGCGGCGGGCGCTTGCGACGTGGTGCTGCTGTGCGGATCCGACGCGACGTCGACGCTGCGTCACTTCGCCAAGGCAGACGACAAGCCGGATTTCAGCGAGACCGTCGAGGGTCAGCTCGAGGACCGCGGCTACGGCCTGGAGGAGTTCGTCGAGCACTACACGGTGATGCACGGCCTGACCAGTCCGGCGGTGCAGTACGGCCTGTTGGAGAACGCCCGGCGGGCCCGGCTGGGTCTCGGCACCGCCGACTATCTGCAGGCCATGGGGGAGCTGTTCGCCCCGATGACCAAGATCGCCGCCAAGAACCCGTTCTCGGCTTCGCCGGTCGAGCGTTCGGTCGATCAACTGGTCACCATCAGCGCCGAGAACCGGATGATTTGCGACCCCTACCCGCGGCTGCTGGTGGCGCGCGACCAGGTCAACCAGGGCGCAGCGGTGCTGCTGATGTCGGTGGAGGTCGCCCAGCGCCTGGGTGTGCCCGAAGACCGCTGGGTGTACTTGCACGGGCATGCCGCGCTGCGTTCGCAGCGTCTGCTGGATCGCCCTGATCTGGGCGCCTATCCGGCGGCGGTGACGGCCACCACCGAGACGCTTGAGATGGCGGGCATCGGCTTCGACGAGGTGGCGGCCATGGACCTCTACAGCTGCTTCCCGGTGCCGGTCTTCGCCATGTGCGACGCCTTCGGTCTTTCCGCCGACGACCCGCGCGGCCTGACCCTGACCGGCGGCCTACCCTTCTTCGGCGGCGCCGGCAACAACTATTCGATGCATGCGATCGCCGAGGCCGTCGCCTTCGTCCGCAGTGCCCCAGGGCAATTCGCCTATGTGGGCGCCAACGGCGGCATGATGAGCAAGTACGCGGCCGGGGTGTACTCGACTACCGCGGTGCCGTGGACGCCAGATCGCAGCGCCGAATTGCAAGCCCAGATCGATGCCGCGCCGGCGGTCCCCGTCGTCGAGCGAGCCGAAGGCCCGGCCACCATCGAGACCTACAGCGTTCGCTACGACTGGGAGACCCGCACCGGGATCATCATCGGCCGCCTGGACAGCGACGGCAGCCGGTTCCTGGCGACGACCGAGGACGAAGGCCTGGTGGCCTTGTTGTCCGACGGCGAGCCGCTGGGTGCCGCGGTGACCGTGCACGCCTTCGACTACGGCAACCGCTGCTCCCTGCGCTGA
- a CDS encoding LLM class F420-dependent oxidoreductase yields MDYGLVLFTSDRGIDPAAAAKLADDHGFTTFYVPEHTHIPVKRQAAHPTTGDESLPDDRYMRTLDPWVSLGAASAVTSRVRLSTAVALPVEHDPITLAKSIATLDHLSGGRVSLGVGFGWNTDELADHGVPPGRRRTMLREYLEAMRALWTQEEASYEGEFVNFGASWAWPKPVQSHVPVLVGAAGTEKNFKWIARSADGWITTPRDFDIDAPVKLLQDTWAAAGRDGAPQIVALDFKPVPEKLAHWAELGVTETLFGLPDKSESEVAAYVERLAAKLGLSS; encoded by the coding sequence ATGGATTACGGGCTCGTACTGTTCACCAGTGACCGCGGAATCGACCCGGCAGCGGCCGCCAAACTCGCCGACGATCACGGCTTCACCACCTTCTATGTGCCGGAGCACACGCACATTCCGGTGAAGCGGCAAGCCGCTCACCCGACCACCGGGGACGAGTCGCTGCCCGATGACCGCTACATGCGCACCTTGGACCCGTGGGTCAGCTTGGGCGCCGCGAGTGCGGTGACGTCGCGAGTCCGGTTGTCTACCGCGGTGGCGCTGCCGGTCGAGCATGATCCGATCACGCTGGCGAAATCCATCGCCACGCTGGATCACCTGTCCGGAGGCCGTGTCAGTCTCGGTGTCGGATTCGGCTGGAACACCGATGAATTGGCCGATCATGGCGTGCCGCCCGGGCGGCGGCGCACCATGCTGCGGGAGTATCTGGAGGCCATGCGGGCCTTGTGGACGCAGGAGGAGGCGTCTTACGAGGGCGAATTTGTGAACTTCGGCGCGAGCTGGGCCTGGCCCAAACCGGTGCAATCGCACGTTCCGGTGCTCGTGGGTGCCGCCGGAACGGAGAAGAATTTCAAGTGGATCGCCCGCAGCGCCGACGGCTGGATCACCACGCCGCGTGACTTCGACATCGACGCGCCCGTGAAGCTTCTGCAGGACACCTGGGCTGCGGCCGGCCGTGACGGAGCGCCGCAGATCGTGGCGCTGGACTTCAAGCCGGTGCCCGAGAAGTTGGCGCACTGGGCCGAGTTGGGTGTCACCGAAACACTGTTCGGCCTGCCGGACAAGTCCGAGTCGGAGGTGGCCGCTTACGTCGAACGGCTGGCCGCAAAGCTGGGGCTCAGCAGCTGA
- a CDS encoding DUF5336 domain-containing protein produces MTYSPGTPGFQPSQPSGPYGPATPSFAKTGGEESRLPQYLQIAVVVLGLGVYLANFGPIVTITDVDYPLVLSDAGNTVPLAVLAALLAGVALLPKAKNFTAVVAVVAALGALLAISTIAEASGSYAIGWGLWLILVFSVLQSVAATGVLLLEAGVVTAPTPRPKYDPYAQYGLPPGGSYYGQPGQQQGYGHQGPQSQQAPQQSGYPSYGGGYPSAPGSGGFGAQQSPSSGPFNAGGQQSAQHGPPTPPTGFPSYNPPSTGGSASSSTGGQSASGSGQSSTGGQQSQGGGSASSGPSQP; encoded by the coding sequence ATGACCTACTCGCCCGGGACTCCCGGATTCCAGCCTTCTCAACCGTCAGGCCCCTACGGGCCGGCGACCCCGTCGTTTGCCAAGACGGGCGGGGAGGAGAGCAGATTGCCGCAGTATCTCCAGATCGCGGTGGTGGTGTTGGGGCTGGGTGTTTACCTGGCGAACTTCGGACCGATCGTGACCATCACCGACGTCGACTATCCGCTGGTCCTCAGCGATGCCGGCAACACGGTGCCCCTGGCCGTGCTGGCTGCGCTGCTGGCCGGGGTGGCGTTGCTGCCCAAGGCGAAGAACTTCACCGCGGTGGTGGCCGTGGTCGCGGCGTTGGGCGCCCTGCTGGCCATCTCGACCATCGCCGAGGCCAGCGGTAGCTACGCCATCGGCTGGGGGCTGTGGCTGATCCTGGTCTTCAGCGTCCTGCAGTCCGTCGCCGCGACGGGGGTGCTGCTGCTGGAAGCCGGTGTGGTGACCGCGCCGACGCCGCGCCCCAAGTACGACCCCTACGCCCAGTACGGGCTGCCGCCCGGCGGTAGCTACTACGGCCAGCCGGGCCAGCAGCAGGGCTACGGCCATCAGGGTCCCCAGAGCCAGCAGGCTCCGCAGCAGTCCGGCTACCCGTCCTACGGCGGCGGCTACCCGTCGGCGCCCGGCAGCGGCGGCTTCGGCGCGCAGCAGTCGCCGTCGTCCGGTCCGTTCAACGCCGGCGGCCAGCAGTCCGCGCAGCACGGGCCGCCCACCCCGCCAACCGGATTCCCTTCCTACAACCCGCCTTCGACCGGCGGTTCGGCGAGCTCCTCCACCGGCGGCCAGAGCGCGTCCGGTTCGGGTCAGAGTTCGACGGGCGGCCAGCAGTCGCAGGGCGGCGGCTCCGCCTCGTCGGGGCCGTCGCAGCCCTAG
- a CDS encoding cell division protein PerM, whose translation MIGGKPGSNPTRDLLRVAFAPSVVALTVIAAVTLLQLLIANSDMTGASGAIASMWLGVHQVPISIGGRELGVLPLMPVLLMVAGTARTTAQATAPGASWFVTRWIVASALGGPLLIAAVSLAIIHDAASVITELQTPNALGAFAHVLGVHAIGAALGVGTRVGRRALAELRLPDWLGDSVRAAVAGLLALFGLAGAVTVLSLIWHWGTMDELYAITDSLFGQLSLTLLAVLYVPNVLVGATAMAVGSSAHIGPAIFSAFTVLGGDIPALPILAAAPTPPLGPAWVALLIIGAASGVAVGQQCARRPLPLGPALAKVAAAALIAAVVMALLGFAGGGPLGNFGDVGVDQLTFGPAVFGWFAAIGALTVVMIGGVRADAVVSPQRVLPPAPVRPAGPVAEPGGPVAEPSPAPAAEDPPGELFEPEEMFDADFEPEFAPEQVAQDVEVNWPPAPEPSRRVQAHAPTEPPGPLEDPEDLMFTDDDGYDR comes from the coding sequence GTGATCGGCGGCAAACCCGGCTCCAACCCGACGCGCGACCTTTTGCGGGTCGCCTTCGCCCCGTCGGTCGTGGCGTTGACGGTCATCGCAGCGGTGACGCTGCTGCAGTTGCTGATCGCGAACAGCGACATGACCGGCGCGTCGGGCGCCATCGCCAGCATGTGGCTGGGCGTGCATCAGGTGCCGATCTCCATCGGCGGCCGGGAACTGGGCGTCCTGCCGCTGATGCCGGTGCTGCTGATGGTGGCCGGAACCGCGCGCACCACGGCGCAGGCGACGGCCCCGGGCGCCTCGTGGTTCGTCACCCGCTGGATCGTGGCCTCGGCGCTGGGGGGCCCGCTGCTGATCGCGGCTGTCTCGCTGGCGATCATCCACGACGCGGCGTCGGTCATCACCGAACTGCAGACCCCGAATGCGCTGGGCGCCTTCGCCCACGTCCTCGGCGTGCACGCGATCGGCGCGGCGCTCGGTGTGGGGACCCGGGTGGGCCGGCGGGCGCTGGCGGAGTTGCGTCTTCCGGATTGGCTGGGGGACTCGGTGCGGGCCGCGGTGGCCGGCTTGCTGGCGCTGTTCGGCCTGGCCGGGGCGGTGACAGTGCTCTCGCTGATCTGGCACTGGGGCACCATGGACGAGCTCTACGCGATCACCGATTCCCTGTTCGGTCAGCTCAGCCTGACCCTGCTGGCCGTGCTGTATGTGCCCAACGTGTTGGTGGGCGCGACCGCGATGGCGGTCGGCTCCAGCGCGCACATCGGGCCCGCGATATTCAGCGCTTTCACCGTGCTGGGTGGCGACATTCCGGCACTGCCCATCCTGGCCGCAGCGCCCACGCCTCCCCTGGGGCCGGCGTGGGTGGCGCTGCTCATCATTGGGGCCGCCTCCGGGGTGGCCGTCGGGCAGCAGTGCGCCCGCCGGCCGCTGCCGCTGGGCCCGGCGTTGGCCAAGGTGGCCGCAGCGGCCCTGATTGCGGCGGTGGTGATGGCGCTGCTCGGCTTTGCCGGTGGGGGGCCGCTGGGCAACTTCGGTGACGTCGGGGTGGATCAGCTGACCTTCGGGCCGGCGGTGTTCGGATGGTTCGCCGCGATCGGCGCGCTGACGGTGGTGATGATCGGGGGCGTCCGGGCCGACGCGGTGGTGTCGCCGCAGCGAGTATTGCCGCCGGCCCCGGTGCGCCCCGCCGGCCCGGTCGCCGAGCCGGGCGGTCCAGTCGCCGAACCGAGCCCGGCGCCGGCTGCCGAGGATCCGCCCGGGGAACTCTTCGAGCCCGAGGAGATGTTCGACGCCGACTTCGAACCGGAGTTCGCCCCGGAGCAGGTGGCGCAGGACGTCGAGGTGAATTGGCCGCCGGCACCGGAGCCGTCGCGCAGGGTCCAGGCCCATGCGCCGACCGAGCCGCCCGGGCCGCTGGAAGACCCGGAAGACCTCATGTTCACCGACGACGACGGATACGACCGCTAA
- the purN gene encoding phosphoribosylglycinamide formyltransferase: MQPIHVAPSVPARLVVLASGTGSLLESLLAAAVADYPARVVAVGTDRDCRAVQIAEAAGLPVFTVRMGDYPNRAAWDLALTEATAAHSPDLVVSAGFMKILGSHFLSRFLGRTVNTHPALLPAFPGAHAVPDALAYGVKVTGCTVHLVDAGTDTGPVLAQEPVAVLDGDDEDTLHERIKTVERKLLVDVLAALATGGVTWTGRKATLG, from the coding sequence GTGCAACCGATCCATGTGGCTCCCAGCGTCCCCGCCCGGCTGGTGGTGCTGGCGTCGGGCACCGGGTCGCTGCTCGAGTCGCTGCTGGCCGCAGCGGTGGCCGACTATCCCGCGCGGGTGGTCGCCGTCGGCACCGACCGGGACTGCCGCGCGGTCCAGATCGCCGAGGCGGCCGGCCTGCCGGTGTTCACCGTGCGGATGGGTGACTATCCGAACCGGGCGGCATGGGATCTGGCCCTGACGGAGGCCACCGCGGCGCACAGCCCCGACCTGGTGGTCTCGGCCGGATTCATGAAAATCCTCGGATCGCACTTCCTGTCCCGATTTCTGGGGCGCACCGTCAACACCCACCCGGCGCTGCTGCCGGCGTTTCCGGGTGCGCACGCAGTACCTGACGCGCTGGCCTACGGGGTCAAAGTCACCGGCTGCACCGTGCATCTGGTGGACGCTGGAACCGACACCGGGCCGGTGCTGGCCCAGGAGCCCGTCGCCGTGCTCGACGGCGACGACGAAGACACTCTGCATGAACGAATCAAGACAGTGGAGCGCAAGCTCCTGGTGGACGTGCTGGCCGCCTTGGCGACCGGTGGCGTGACCTGGACCGGACGAAAGGCAACCCTAGGATGA
- the purH gene encoding bifunctional phosphoribosylaminoimidazolecarboxamide formyltransferase/IMP cyclohydrolase, whose product MTDGKRPIRRALISVYDKTGLVELAAGLHAAGVDIVSTGSTAKSIAAKGIPVTPVEQVTGFPEVLDGRVKTLHPRVHAGLLADLRKPEHAAALEELEIDAFELVVVNLYPFSETVASGAGEDDCVEQIDIGGPSMIRAAAKNHPSVAVVVDPLGYDGVLAAVKAGGFTLEQRKRLAALAFRHTAEYDVAVAGWMTSTLAAEEPQQDLPEWFGRTYRRSAQLRYGENPHQQAALYCDGSAWPGLAQAEQLHGKEMSYNNFTDADAAWRAAFDHEETCVAIIKHANPCGIAISAISVADAHRKAHECDPLSAFGGVIAANTTVSVEMAEYVSTIFTEVIVAPAYEPGAVEILARKKNIRVLLASEPLRGGAEWRQISGGMLMQSRDSLDASGDNPVNWTLATGSPADPATLADLVFAWRACRAVKSNAIVVAGDGATIGVGMGQVNRVDAARLAVERGGDRVAGAVAASDAFFPFPDGLQTLTAAGVKAIVHPGGSVRDDEVAAAAAEAGITLYLTGARHFAH is encoded by the coding sequence ATGACCGACGGCAAGCGACCGATTCGTCGGGCGTTGATCAGCGTCTACGACAAGACTGGACTGGTCGAGCTGGCCGCCGGCCTGCACGCCGCCGGCGTGGACATCGTCTCCACCGGATCGACAGCTAAGTCGATTGCGGCCAAGGGTATTCCGGTAACGCCGGTCGAGCAGGTGACCGGTTTCCCGGAGGTGCTCGACGGTCGAGTCAAGACGCTGCACCCGCGGGTGCACGCCGGTCTGCTCGCCGACCTGCGCAAGCCCGAGCATGCTGCGGCGCTCGAGGAGCTGGAGATCGACGCGTTCGAGCTGGTGGTGGTCAATCTGTACCCCTTCAGCGAGACCGTCGCGTCCGGGGCCGGCGAAGACGACTGCGTCGAGCAGATCGACATCGGGGGCCCCTCGATGATCCGGGCGGCGGCCAAGAACCACCCGAGCGTGGCTGTGGTCGTCGATCCGCTGGGCTACGACGGGGTACTGGCCGCGGTCAAGGCCGGCGGATTCACCCTGGAACAGCGCAAGCGATTGGCGGCATTGGCGTTTCGGCACACCGCCGAATACGACGTCGCGGTTGCCGGCTGGATGACCTCGACGCTGGCGGCCGAGGAGCCGCAGCAGGACCTGCCGGAATGGTTCGGGCGCACCTACCGCCGCTCCGCGCAGCTGCGCTACGGCGAGAACCCACACCAGCAGGCCGCTCTCTACTGTGACGGCAGCGCCTGGCCGGGCCTGGCCCAAGCGGAGCAGCTGCACGGAAAAGAGATGTCCTACAACAACTTCACCGATGCAGACGCGGCGTGGCGGGCCGCGTTCGATCACGAAGAGACATGCGTGGCCATCATCAAACACGCCAATCCGTGCGGTATCGCGATCTCGGCGATCTCGGTGGCCGACGCGCACCGCAAGGCCCACGAGTGCGACCCGTTGAGCGCGTTCGGCGGGGTGATCGCGGCCAACACCACGGTCAGCGTGGAGATGGCCGAGTACGTCAGCACCATCTTCACCGAGGTGATCGTCGCGCCCGCTTACGAGCCGGGTGCTGTCGAAATTCTGGCCCGCAAGAAGAACATTCGCGTGCTGTTGGCCTCCGAGCCGCTGCGCGGCGGCGCCGAGTGGCGTCAGATCAGCGGCGGCATGCTGATGCAGAGCCGCGACAGCCTCGACGCCTCCGGCGACAACCCGGTGAACTGGACGCTGGCCACCGGATCGCCCGCTGACCCGGCCACGCTGGCCGACCTGGTCTTCGCCTGGCGGGCCTGCCGTGCGGTCAAGTCCAACGCGATCGTCGTCGCGGGCGATGGAGCCACCATCGGCGTGGGCATGGGACAGGTCAACCGCGTCGACGCGGCCCGGCTGGCCGTGGAGCGCGGCGGTGACCGGGTGGCCGGTGCGGTCGCGGCCTCCGATGCGTTCTTCCCGTTCCCCGACGGGCTGCAGACACTGACCGCGGCCGGGGTCAAGGCGATTGTGCATCCGGGCGGTTCGGTGCGCGACGACGAGGTGGCCGCGGCGGCCGCCGAGGCAGGCATCACCCTGTATCTGACCGGCGCGCGGCACTTCGCGCACTAG
- a CDS encoding HNH endonuclease signature motif containing protein, whose amino-acid sequence MRSNGREEVVEVFDALSADLDRALDLDFEALTPRECLALLQRCEKLRRRLPALEHPLVNRVAATEPTEIGGKPRWVLADELHLTRGEAGRRIAEAAELGARRSLTGEPLEPVLPAVSAAQRAGQISPAHIAVIRSFFSYLPPDIDPGTLTHAERHLTELATHYRPEELTKLAQRLADHLHPDGNHTDEQRARRRGLTLGSQDRDGMSPITGHLDPQARATLDAVLARWAAPGMCNPTDAIPCTSGTPGQAAIDTDTRSAAQRNHDALTAMGRALLASGDLGQHNGLPATLIVSTTLTDLESGTGKAHTGGGTWLPMSDVIAMASHAHHYLRIYHGAQELALFHTKRLATPGQRIVLHAKERGCSHPGCPIPGYLCEVHHDTDYASTGRTDIDGLTLRCGPHHQLITSGGWKTRKHPNGTTKTLPPPHLDHGQPRINRYHHPEKLLGDYGSGDEDDGP is encoded by the coding sequence ATGCGTTCGAATGGTCGCGAGGAGGTCGTCGAAGTCTTCGACGCACTCTCAGCTGACCTGGATCGGGCACTGGATCTGGACTTCGAGGCGCTGACCCCGCGGGAATGCCTGGCACTGTTACAGCGCTGCGAGAAGCTGCGGCGGCGGTTGCCGGCACTGGAACATCCTCTGGTCAACCGGGTGGCCGCCACCGAGCCCACCGAGATCGGCGGTAAACCTCGCTGGGTGCTCGCCGACGAACTGCACCTGACTCGGGGCGAGGCGGGGCGCCGCATCGCCGAGGCCGCCGAACTCGGTGCCCGGCGCAGCCTCACCGGCGAACCGCTGGAACCGGTGCTGCCCGCGGTGTCAGCCGCTCAACGCGCCGGACAGATCAGCCCCGCCCACATCGCGGTGATCCGCTCCTTCTTCAGCTACCTGCCTCCCGACATCGACCCCGGCACCCTCACCCACGCCGAACGCCACCTGACCGAGCTGGCCACGCACTACCGGCCCGAGGAGCTGACCAAGCTCGCCCAGCGCCTGGCCGACCACCTACACCCCGACGGCAACCACACCGACGAGCAGCGGGCCCGCCGCCGCGGGCTGACCCTCGGTTCCCAAGACCGCGACGGCATGAGCCCCATCACCGGCCACCTGGACCCCCAGGCCCGCGCCACCCTCGACGCCGTCCTGGCCCGCTGGGCCGCCCCCGGCATGTGCAACCCCACCGACGCCATCCCCTGCACCAGTGGCACCCCCGGCCAAGCCGCCATCGACACCGACACCCGCAGCGCCGCACAACGCAACCACGACGCCCTGACCGCCATGGGCCGCGCCCTGCTGGCCTCCGGCGACCTCGGCCAACACAACGGCCTGCCGGCCACCCTCATCGTCTCCACCACCCTGACCGACCTGGAATCCGGCACCGGCAAAGCCCACACCGGCGGCGGCACCTGGCTGCCGATGTCCGACGTCATCGCCATGGCATCGCACGCCCACCACTACCTGCGGATCTACCACGGCGCTCAAGAACTGGCCCTGTTTCACACCAAACGCCTGGCCACACCGGGACAGCGCATCGTGTTGCACGCCAAAGAGCGCGGCTGTTCCCACCCGGGCTGCCCCATCCCCGGCTACCTCTGCGAAGTCCACCACGACACCGACTACGCCAGCACCGGCCGCACCGACATCGACGGCCTCACCCTGCGCTGCGGCCCCCACCACCAACTCATCACCTCAGGCGGCTGGAAAACCCGCAAACACCCCAACGGCACCACCAAAACCCTGCCCCCACCGCACCTCGACCACGGCCAACCCCGCATCAACCGCTACCACCACCCCGAAAAACTGCTGGGCGACTACGGTTCCGGCGACGAGGACGACGGGCCCTAA